A genomic window from Tautonia rosea includes:
- a CDS encoding PEP-CTERM sorting domain-containing protein has protein sequence MSTLMEKRLRNDCIRTAMTVLMASLFLGEQAEGAVIRSRVEQRLVTYSTSTTLGNAGEPPVTLLEFNGVGSISTPEAPGGMFSMPGVFSLGTFTTKAVPSGMSVLLDRFPFSITLNLFGNSPDRSVVSQIAINGTLDGVLSTAPGTGLIASVSSVSQIGTPIGTPPFRVEDLQILAPQFIMPAGSSPSMNTPIFGYVNAQVPEPTALATLGVGIAVWLLRRKQQARRVRMEVTA, from the coding sequence ATGAGCACCCTGATGGAGAAGCGGTTGCGGAATGATTGCATCAGGACCGCGATGACGGTGTTGATGGCGAGCCTGTTTCTGGGAGAACAGGCCGAAGGAGCGGTGATTCGCTCACGGGTTGAGCAGCGGTTGGTGACCTACTCGACCAGCACCACGTTGGGAAACGCGGGGGAACCACCGGTTACGTTGCTTGAGTTCAATGGAGTCGGCAGCATCTCAACTCCCGAGGCACCAGGGGGCATGTTCTCCATGCCAGGAGTCTTTTCGCTTGGCACCTTTACGACCAAGGCGGTTCCTTCGGGAATGAGTGTGTTGCTGGATCGTTTTCCCTTCTCGATCACCTTGAATCTGTTTGGAAATTCACCTGATCGTTCGGTCGTTTCCCAGATCGCGATCAACGGGACTCTGGACGGTGTGCTGTCAACAGCACCGGGAACAGGTCTGATCGCATCCGTGTCGTCGGTTTCGCAAATTGGCACGCCGATTGGGACCCCGCCGTTCCGGGTCGAGGATTTGCAAATCCTCGCACCTCAATTCATCATGCCTGCCGGGTCGTCGCCGTCGATGAACACACCCATCTTTGGGTATGTCAACGCGCAGGTTCCCGAGCCGACCGCGTTGGCGACACTTGGGGTGGGCATCGCCGTGTGGCTGCTCCGTCGTAAGCAGCAGGCACGACGGGTCAGAATGGAGGTGACAGCCTGA
- a CDS encoding DUF1501 domain-containing protein yields MPSTLPALDRRSFLVSSAGAISAAIMPGASARATLDTAPRGSAEHCIFLWLAGGMAQIDTFDPKAIGDPRERIPGSAYESIPTVVPGVRVCRFLERTARVMDRVTALRTVHHEMIDEHAAATNLVHTGRPTIGTLTYPSIGSVVAHLRGASHEGVPPYVLIGFPNVSRGPGFLGPDAGYVYLTETRSGPAGFQRPETVTDDRQRHRERLLGVLRQNSQLEAPLARYDRAVAESLKYTGPRFTEVFQLDREPSELRESYGGEFGQRCLLARRLVESGVRFVEVSHNLGFLNGTGWDTHNEGQLKQHLLIQELDSALSSLILDLERKQMLDSTLIVVASEFGRPAGFDAGGGRGHQGAAFSIVLAGGGLRHHGAFGSTDDLSKTILDHPVSIPDVHATIHAALGINPETILSGGPRPVPITDGGRPIRKLFT; encoded by the coding sequence ATGCCTTCGACCCTCCCGGCGCTCGACCGCCGATCATTCCTTGTCTCTTCTGCCGGGGCGATCTCCGCCGCGATCATGCCGGGAGCTTCGGCACGAGCCACACTCGATACCGCTCCCCGAGGATCCGCCGAGCATTGCATTTTCCTCTGGCTTGCCGGGGGAATGGCCCAGATCGACACCTTTGACCCGAAAGCGATTGGTGATCCCAGGGAACGCATCCCCGGCTCCGCCTACGAGTCGATTCCAACCGTCGTGCCCGGTGTCCGCGTTTGTCGGTTTCTCGAACGAACCGCCCGCGTGATGGACCGCGTGACGGCGCTCCGCACGGTCCATCATGAGATGATCGACGAGCACGCCGCCGCGACCAACCTCGTGCACACCGGCCGCCCGACGATCGGAACCTTGACGTACCCGTCGATCGGCTCGGTCGTTGCCCACCTGCGAGGAGCTTCCCACGAGGGCGTCCCCCCCTATGTCCTGATCGGCTTTCCCAACGTCAGCCGAGGGCCTGGCTTTCTCGGGCCAGATGCCGGATACGTCTACCTAACCGAGACCCGATCCGGTCCGGCTGGTTTCCAACGTCCTGAGACCGTCACCGACGATCGGCAGCGGCATCGAGAACGGCTCCTCGGCGTCCTTCGTCAGAATTCCCAACTCGAAGCACCGCTGGCCAGGTATGATCGCGCCGTGGCCGAGAGTTTGAAATATACCGGACCTCGATTTACCGAGGTGTTCCAACTCGATCGGGAACCAAGCGAACTCCGGGAATCCTACGGCGGTGAGTTCGGTCAGCGCTGTTTGCTCGCCCGACGGCTCGTCGAATCGGGTGTTCGGTTCGTCGAGGTGTCCCACAACCTCGGCTTTCTCAATGGAACGGGCTGGGATACCCATAACGAAGGTCAGTTGAAGCAGCACCTTTTGATTCAAGAACTCGATTCGGCACTGTCGTCCTTGATCCTCGATCTCGAACGCAAGCAGATGCTCGACTCGACCTTGATCGTCGTCGCCAGCGAGTTCGGCCGTCCCGCCGGCTTCGACGCCGGGGGTGGACGCGGTCATCAAGGCGCTGCATTTTCGATCGTTCTTGCCGGTGGCGGATTACGTCATCACGGCGCCTTCGGCTCCACCGACGACCTCTCGAAGACAATCCTCGACCACCCGGTTTCCATCCCCGACGTTCATGCCACCATTCACGCGGCACTTGGAATCAATCCCGAGACCATTCTGTCCGGTGGACCCCGTCCGGTTCCCATCACGGATGGCGGTCGACCGATTCGCAAGCTTTTTACCTGA
- a CDS encoding DUF1553 domain-containing protein — protein MRKPLRFGRHVLLPLMIGGIALGIVGFNAALGDDPNTLLAGVARKPLDLVRVELCEEGIPETREWPSGHPDPSEQYEVPAFGIFRLPHRYVETGIRADRANPLLIRATAVVTLPAGRHRILLRARGASRLSIDGKVLLTTPFPPPITDGHSPIPHDFLNLSPDFRFAPPGNRENWTTIETVGGAHRVLLESIIGGRRGSNPLRLEPGETVVAWSPEGSQSFQVLSPDPELAIPYTDESWATFVEAEEARLTLLDAEHRAMAFRNHAHEWNARRDHARRWLESTPEPTIPDCPPGYPASNPIDHFLAVTHLASSALASNTGTIDFPTEVQPILAARCFSCHQGQTVRGGLRLDTEAGALAGGDSTFPAVVPSDPDESELILRISSADDLDRMPPTGPPLGETEIDLLRTWIHEGASWASRSAPKPFTPPADDLAFLRRLTLDTVGLIPTEDEISRFLDDPPSTRRSLAIDRLLDDPRWADHWVAYWQDVLAENPNILNPTLNNTGPFRWWIVEAMRDNRPVDQFVTELIRMGGSLRDGGPAGFGMASENDVPMAEKGIILGSAFLGINMTCARCHDAPAHEWTQEQLFSLAAMLAEEPITVPRTSSVPNDALHALGRPPLIEVTLEPGAEVTPAWPFPRLIAADMSPSWLPSDARPRDRLAALITTPENERFAQVIVNRIWARLMGRGLVDPVDDWEKAEVSHPELLDYLARELVRGGYDLKHPIRLILQSHAYQRAADPDLLQPDPTFASASRRRLSAEQIVDSLFLATGKPLKTEEINLDVDGGRPIVSSISLGVPKRAWQFASTSNERDRPSLTLPRVQAVVDLLQAFGWRPTRQSPLTVRDSSPNVLQPAILANGTAGVWLTRLSDDHGITALALEDQPVTTLVDRLFLRVFTRLPSTEEREEFVSYLTPNYDTRVVQPRPTPSRASVRTPTPPRYVSWSNHLTEEADTIQRQREAEARSGDPPSNRLDPDWRRRLEDVLWSLINAPEFLFMP, from the coding sequence ATGAGAAAACCCTTGCGATTCGGGCGACACGTCCTGCTCCCGCTGATGATAGGCGGCATCGCCCTGGGGATCGTTGGCTTCAATGCAGCCCTGGGAGACGATCCGAATACCCTTCTCGCTGGTGTCGCTAGGAAACCCCTGGATCTCGTGAGGGTCGAGTTATGCGAGGAGGGGATTCCTGAAACCCGTGAATGGCCTTCCGGTCATCCCGATCCCTCGGAGCAGTACGAGGTCCCTGCCTTTGGCATCTTCCGACTGCCCCATCGGTACGTCGAGACCGGAATTCGAGCCGACCGTGCCAATCCCCTCCTGATCCGGGCGACTGCCGTCGTTACCTTGCCGGCAGGACGCCACCGCATCTTGCTCCGGGCTCGGGGAGCGTCTCGCCTTTCGATCGATGGCAAGGTGCTGTTGACGACTCCGTTTCCGCCTCCCATCACCGATGGCCATTCGCCGATTCCTCACGATTTCCTCAACCTCAGCCCCGATTTCCGCTTTGCTCCTCCCGGGAACCGCGAGAACTGGACGACGATCGAAACCGTTGGCGGAGCGCATCGCGTCCTTCTTGAATCGATCATCGGCGGCCGTCGAGGATCCAATCCGCTGCGACTCGAACCGGGAGAGACCGTCGTGGCCTGGTCTCCCGAGGGTTCGCAGTCGTTCCAGGTACTCTCACCCGATCCCGAGCTTGCGATCCCGTACACCGACGAGAGTTGGGCCACCTTCGTCGAGGCAGAGGAAGCTCGACTCACCCTGCTCGACGCGGAACACCGGGCGATGGCTTTCCGGAATCACGCTCACGAGTGGAACGCGCGCCGCGACCATGCCCGAAGGTGGCTTGAGTCCACGCCCGAGCCCACCATCCCCGATTGCCCACCCGGCTACCCCGCGTCGAACCCGATCGACCACTTCCTCGCCGTGACTCATCTGGCCTCGTCAGCCCTCGCTTCAAACACCGGCACCATTGACTTCCCGACCGAGGTCCAACCGATCCTCGCTGCCCGGTGTTTCTCGTGTCACCAGGGGCAAACCGTTCGTGGCGGCCTCCGGCTCGACACCGAAGCGGGAGCCCTGGCAGGAGGCGACTCCACCTTCCCGGCCGTCGTTCCCAGTGATCCTGACGAGAGCGAACTAATCCTCCGCATCTCCAGCGCCGACGATCTCGATCGCATGCCACCGACCGGGCCTCCACTCGGCGAGACCGAGATCGACCTTCTTCGAACCTGGATTCACGAGGGAGCCTCCTGGGCCTCACGATCAGCCCCGAAACCGTTTACTCCACCCGCCGACGACCTCGCCTTTCTCCGTCGCCTGACGCTCGACACCGTCGGCCTGATTCCGACCGAGGACGAAATCTCCCGCTTTCTTGACGATCCACCCAGCACTCGGCGTTCCCTGGCCATCGACCGCCTGCTCGACGACCCCCGATGGGCCGATCACTGGGTCGCCTACTGGCAAGACGTCCTCGCCGAGAATCCAAATATCCTGAACCCGACGCTCAACAACACCGGTCCCTTTCGGTGGTGGATCGTTGAGGCTATGCGTGACAATCGTCCAGTCGATCAGTTCGTCACCGAACTGATTCGAATGGGGGGGAGCCTTCGCGACGGCGGACCCGCCGGCTTCGGGATGGCCTCGGAAAACGATGTTCCAATGGCCGAGAAAGGGATCATCCTTGGTTCTGCCTTTCTCGGGATCAACATGACCTGCGCTCGCTGCCACGACGCCCCGGCTCATGAATGGACACAGGAACAACTGTTTTCCCTTGCCGCCATGCTCGCCGAGGAACCGATCACTGTCCCCCGCACCAGCAGTGTCCCGAACGATGCCCTCCACGCCCTGGGGCGACCGCCATTGATCGAGGTTACGTTGGAGCCCGGCGCCGAGGTCACCCCCGCCTGGCCGTTCCCCAGACTGATTGCGGCGGACATGTCACCATCCTGGCTGCCGAGCGACGCAAGGCCTCGCGATCGCCTCGCCGCACTCATCACCACCCCTGAAAATGAGCGTTTTGCCCAGGTCATCGTCAACCGGATCTGGGCCCGACTGATGGGCAGAGGGCTCGTTGATCCCGTCGACGATTGGGAAAAGGCCGAGGTGTCCCACCCCGAATTGCTCGATTACCTCGCTCGGGAACTCGTCCGAGGTGGGTACGACCTGAAACATCCGATTCGATTGATCCTTCAGTCTCACGCCTATCAACGAGCTGCCGATCCCGACCTCCTGCAACCTGACCCGACCTTTGCGAGCGCTTCACGGCGTCGGCTCTCGGCCGAACAGATTGTCGATTCCTTGTTTCTCGCCACGGGCAAGCCGCTCAAGACGGAGGAGATCAACCTCGATGTTGATGGTGGTCGGCCGATCGTCAGTTCCATTAGCCTCGGCGTTCCCAAACGGGCCTGGCAATTCGCCTCGACCTCGAACGAACGGGATCGGCCGAGCCTGACTTTGCCTCGCGTCCAGGCGGTTGTCGATCTCCTTCAGGCGTTCGGCTGGCGACCAACCCGACAGTCTCCGCTGACCGTCCGAGACTCCTCGCCAAATGTCCTGCAACCGGCGATCCTCGCGAACGGCACCGCGGGAGTCTGGCTGACTCGGCTCTCAGACGACCACGGCATCACCGCCCTTGCACTCGAAGATCAACCGGTCACTACGCTCGTTGATCGACTTTTTCTCCGCGTCTTCACCCGACTCCCCTCAACCGAGGAGCGAGAGGAATTTGTCTCTTACTTGACCCCCAACTATGACACTCGCGTTGTCCAACCTCGGCCCACTCCAAGCCGAGCCTCGGTCCGGACTCCCACTCCCCCCCGCTACGTCTCCTGGTCCAACCATCTCACCGAGGAGGCCGACACCATCCAGCGACAGCGGGAAGCCGAGGCCCGCAGCGGTGACCCTCCCTCAAATCGACTCGACCCCGATTGGCGCCGTCGGCTCGAAGATGTCCTTTGGTCCCTGATCAACGCTCCCGAATTTTTGTTCATGCCCTGA
- a CDS encoding heavy metal translocating P-type ATPase yields the protein MTEPDGTTLRMTITGMTCDHCVRTVRTTIEAVPGVRSAQVHLNSGTAQVRVMPGWVDHEGLQSAVARAGYSAEIESPSGSDQPVEDAETSDQDAGDDNLDPDKPSPRQLDQPLVSIGIVPQGRGARATEPASTGSNQELAISGMHCASCVGRVENALSRVPGVSEARVNLATERASIRIDPAEFDLRSLERAVSEAGYVARPIDRRADPTQAAAAMRRERKDRIASWRRRLVVGIVFVTPLIILGLGPMLIGGAWQHALWIGWAMLVPATILQVFLGGPYIRGAIDRLRHGSTNMDTLIALGTSTAFIYSLYHLLIGDHMQAHFFMDSGIILTLITLGSFLEARSKGAAGQAIERLLDLAPKTARIVREGGREDDVPLSQVSLGDIVRVRPGESIPVDGEVIEGASDVDESMLTGESMPVSKSPGDRVAGASRNAEGTILVRATRLGKDSVLEQIVTLVREAQGSKAGVQRLADRISSVFVPVVLTIAVLTLLGWGTIGNDWRFGILNAAAVLIIACPCALGLATPVAVAVATGRGAREGLLVRDASAFERMDRIRAVVLDKTGTVTEGKPTLAEVIPQPGWQRDRLLQIAGAAERGSEHPLAHALAEYAGSARVEQFRAVRGGGVAATVNGARVLVGSPAFLDQEGVSVPEQGDLSQGRIIVLVAVDGTYAGSITLTDAPKPYAREAIAALRDQGAEVYLLTGDHSATAKAVAEEVGIEHDHVFARVLPDQKADRVASLRLEQPGDGGNASTRERRVAMVGDGINDAPALAAADVGIALGSGTDVAKAAADVVIATGDLRGVPRALALGRATLRAIRQNLFWAFFYNAVGIPVAAFGLFGTYGPMFAALAMSLSSITVVTRARLINWARL from the coding sequence TGACCGAACCCGATGGGACGACCTTACGCATGACGATCACGGGCATGACCTGTGATCACTGCGTCCGGACCGTTCGAACGACCATCGAAGCAGTTCCGGGCGTGCGATCGGCCCAGGTTCATCTGAACTCGGGGACGGCCCAGGTCCGTGTGATGCCGGGATGGGTCGATCATGAGGGTTTACAATCGGCCGTTGCCAGAGCGGGTTACTCGGCCGAGATCGAATCGCCTTCAGGTTCCGATCAGCCGGTTGAGGACGCCGAGACCAGCGATCAGGACGCCGGTGACGACAATCTTGACCCTGACAAACCATCTCCTCGACAGTTGGATCAGCCGCTCGTCTCGATCGGAATCGTGCCCCAGGGTCGGGGAGCCCGAGCGACGGAGCCGGCCTCGACCGGCTCAAACCAGGAGCTGGCCATCTCAGGCATGCATTGCGCCAGTTGCGTGGGTCGCGTGGAGAACGCCCTGTCCAGGGTTCCCGGAGTGAGCGAGGCTCGGGTGAACCTGGCCACCGAGCGAGCCTCGATCCGCATCGACCCCGCCGAGTTCGACCTTCGATCGCTCGAACGAGCCGTCTCCGAGGCCGGTTACGTGGCCCGTCCGATTGACCGTCGCGCCGACCCGACTCAGGCCGCCGCCGCCATGCGCCGGGAGCGGAAGGACCGGATCGCCTCCTGGCGTCGCCGATTGGTTGTGGGCATCGTCTTCGTAACCCCGTTGATCATCCTCGGTTTGGGTCCGATGCTCATCGGCGGGGCCTGGCAACATGCCCTCTGGATCGGCTGGGCCATGCTCGTGCCGGCGACGATTCTTCAGGTGTTTCTGGGAGGGCCCTACATCCGAGGCGCCATCGACCGGCTTCGGCACGGTTCGACCAACATGGATACCCTGATCGCTCTGGGGACCTCGACGGCCTTCATCTACAGCCTGTATCACCTTCTCATTGGTGATCACATGCAGGCACATTTCTTTATGGACTCCGGGATCATCCTTACGCTCATCACCCTCGGCTCGTTCCTGGAAGCGCGTTCGAAAGGGGCCGCCGGGCAGGCCATCGAGCGCTTGCTCGACCTCGCCCCCAAAACTGCCCGGATCGTCCGCGAGGGTGGACGCGAGGACGACGTGCCGCTCTCCCAGGTCTCGCTCGGAGACATCGTCCGCGTCCGTCCTGGCGAGTCGATCCCGGTCGATGGCGAAGTGATCGAGGGAGCTTCGGATGTCGACGAGTCAATGCTCACCGGCGAGTCGATGCCCGTCTCCAAGTCCCCCGGCGACCGGGTGGCGGGGGCCTCACGCAATGCCGAGGGCACGATCCTCGTCCGGGCCACTCGGCTGGGTAAGGACAGTGTCCTGGAACAGATCGTCACTCTTGTCCGAGAGGCTCAGGGCTCGAAGGCCGGGGTTCAGCGCCTGGCCGACCGGATCTCCTCGGTCTTCGTGCCAGTTGTACTCACCATTGCTGTCCTGACACTTCTCGGCTGGGGAACGATCGGCAACGACTGGCGATTTGGTATCCTCAACGCCGCGGCGGTCCTGATCATCGCCTGCCCTTGTGCCCTGGGGCTGGCCACGCCCGTGGCGGTAGCGGTGGCAACGGGCAGGGGGGCCCGCGAGGGCTTGCTTGTGCGCGATGCCTCGGCCTTCGAACGGATGGACCGGATCCGGGCCGTCGTGCTCGATAAGACCGGCACGGTGACCGAGGGGAAGCCGACTCTCGCCGAGGTCATCCCACAACCTGGCTGGCAGCGCGACCGTTTGCTCCAGATCGCCGGTGCCGCCGAACGAGGCAGCGAGCATCCGCTTGCCCACGCACTCGCCGAGTATGCCGGATCCGCCAGGGTCGAGCAGTTTCGGGCTGTTCGAGGAGGAGGCGTTGCGGCCACGGTGAATGGCGCTCGCGTGCTCGTCGGGTCGCCGGCGTTTCTCGATCAGGAAGGCGTCTCCGTACCAGAGCAGGGTGACTTGAGTCAGGGTCGAATCATCGTTCTCGTTGCCGTGGATGGAACTTATGCCGGCTCGATTACCTTGACTGATGCTCCCAAACCTTACGCTCGGGAGGCGATCGCCGCACTTCGCGACCAGGGAGCCGAGGTGTACCTCCTGACCGGCGATCACTCTGCTACAGCCAAAGCCGTGGCCGAGGAAGTCGGCATTGAACATGATCATGTTTTTGCACGAGTGCTTCCTGATCAAAAGGCCGACCGAGTCGCGTCCCTTCGTCTTGAGCAGCCCGGGGATGGTGGGAACGCGAGCACTCGCGAGCGTCGCGTGGCAATGGTCGGCGACGGCATCAACGACGCCCCCGCCCTCGCTGCGGCTGATGTGGGGATCGCGCTCGGTTCCGGAACCGATGTTGCCAAGGCTGCGGCCGATGTCGTCATCGCGACCGGCGATTTGCGGGGTGTTCCACGAGCCCTGGCGTTGGGAAGGGCCACGTTGCGGGCGATCCGCCAGAATTTGTTCTGGGCCTTTTTTTACAACGCCGTCGGCATTCCGGTCGCGGCCTTCGGCCTGTTCGGCACGTATGGACCCATGTTCGCGGCGTTGGCCATGTCGCTCAGCTCGATCACGGTCGTCACGCGGGCTCGCTTGATCAACTGGGCAAGGCTTTGA